The Clostridia bacterium genomic interval ATGAATGAACAAGCAGTCTTCAATATAAAGCAACAAGGTGTGTCTTTGCTTGTCACAGTGGATTGTGGCATAAGGTCATTGAAGGAAGTAGATATATGTAAAGAATTAGGTATGGACGTGATAATAACAGATCATCATGAATGTGGTGATGTTATTCCTCAATGTACTGCTGTGGTAAATCCCAAGAAAAAGGGAGATGATTATCCATTCAAGGAACTTGCAGGAGTGGGAGTGGTATTTAAGCTAATTCAATTGATAGACAAAGATATAGATATTTTGGATTATATAGATATTATTGCATTGGGGACTGTCGCTGATATCGTTCCTTTGGAGGATGAGAACAGGATTATTGTGCGGGAAGGATTGAAGAAATTGAATACTAATCCTCATCCAGGTATAGGTGAGATAATCGAAAGGACGGGACTGTCGGGTAAAAAGATAACTTCAGGGCATATAGGGTTTGTAATTGCCCCCAGATTTAATGCAGCAGGAAGAGTAGGCAATGTGGATCATCCTATTCAGCTTTTTCTAGGTGAACAAGTGGATAGAGGAAAAATAGCTGAAGAAATGGAGAGGAATAATAGCTATAGGCAAAGGCTTGAGCAAGAAACATATAAAAAAGCAGTAAGCACTATAGAAAAGCAGGGGTATGATAAAAACTGCAAAGTGTTAGTGGTTGACGGGCAGGACTGGCACCAGGGCGTGATAGGGATAGTTGCTTCAAGATTGGTTGAAAAATACTATAAGCCATCTATAGTGATTTCAGTTAAAGGAGATATAGGCAAAGGTTCTGCAAGAAGTATTTCAGGCTTTAATATGGTTGAATCTCTTGATGATTGCAAAGATATTCTTGAAAAATATGGTGGTCATGAACAAGCTGCAGGATTAACTATAAGTAAACAATCTATAGGTGAGTTCAGGGATAGAATAAACAGTTTTGCCCAAAGCAATTTAGATGAAAGTTGTATGGTTCAGAAGTATTATTATGATGAACAAATAGATGGTGACTTGATTTCTTTGGAGAATATATATCAAATTGAAATGTTATCTCCTTATGGTGTTGGTAATCCACGTCCAGTTTTCAGGTGTGACGACATGACAATAGAGGATATAAAATGTTTTGGGAAAGATGATAAGCATCTTAAGTTGTTTTTATCAAAAGGAGAACATGAATTTGTTGCTATTTACTATGGAAATGGGCATTTAAAAGATGTTTTATCCAAAAAACAAAAAATAAATATATTATTCAATTTAGAGATAAATGATTGGAACGGTGTAGACAACATTCAATTGAATATAAAAGATCTGAAGCCTTCTATAGACTATTTTTATGCAAGATATTTGTATACAAAATATTTTGAAAACATTTCAAAAGGCTTTATTAGTGATATAATAGGAGGAAAATCACAAGAGCATCATATAGAATACAAGCTATTCAATAGAATAGATGGGTTTATAAAGGAAGAAGAGTATTTAGCGGATATTTTGAGGTCAGGTAATAAAAATTTGATATTAATAAATACAGCAAATGGAATAATAGATTTTTATAAGTTTTATACTAAATACCTACAAATTGATGAGTTAGCCGTTTCTTTTAAATGGAATCCTAATAAATATCAAAATAAAAATACAATAGTTATCAATTGCTGTATAGACAAGACAGATTTTAGTAGATACCAAAATATTATTTTTTATGATTTATGTTATAGCATGAATTATCTATATGAAGTTGCTAAAAAAGTTACTGGACAAAAAATATTTTTCTATTTTGAGCAATATAAAGAGCAGTATAACAAAGATGTGATTGAGGACATATGCTTGAATAGGCGGTATTTGGTGAATATATACAATATATTGAAGGCTGAATTCGATTTACGTTCTAACATGGAATTAAGTAGTTTAAATCAAATTATTCGACACAACTATCATATTGAACAAAATGGCTTTAACTTAATATGTGCGCTCAACATTTTTCAGGAATTAGGGTTTTTGAAATATGATTTGAAAGATACCATGTTATATGTATATTTTAATGATAATCCATCCAGAAGAAACATTGAGTCTAGCAAATGTTATCGTGCAATAGACCGGATAAAAAATGATTTTAAGTTATTTTTTACTGATTTTAAAAAACATGTTGAAGGAGAGAGTGCGTAATGAATTTAAAAGATAAAATAAGGGAAATTCAAGATTTTCCTCAAAAAGGTGTTAATTTTAAAGATATAACCACTTTACTCAAGGACCAAGAGGCCTATAAAGCATCCATAGATATGATGGTTGACAGCCTAAAGGATAAGAATGTCGATTTGATTGTAGGACCCGAGGCGAGAGGATTTGTCATAGGAGCTCCAGTTGCTTATGCTATAGGTGCCGGATTTATACCGGTCAGAAAGAAGGGAAAATTACCTGCTGAAACTATAAGACATGAATATGAACTTGAATATGGTAGTGATACCCTTGAGATACATAAAGACGCTATACTCCCAGGGCAAAGAGTGGCTGTTGTGGATGATTTGCTTGCTACTGGAGGGACTATATCGTCAGTTATAGAGCTTGTTAACCAGCTTAAAGGCGACGTAGTAGCTGTTAGATTCATCATTGAACTTGGGTTTTTAAATGGCAGAGAAAAATTGTCTGGATATGATGTTGAAACTCTCATTAAGTATTGAATATTTTGATTTATTAGCAAGAGGTGTTAGTGTTGTCATTTGAGCAATTAATGCAAAAAATAGAGCAAAAATATCCTAGTCAAGATATAGATATAATAAAAAAAGCATATGACTTTGCTTATGAGGCTCATAAAGAGCAATGTAGAATTTCTGGAGAGCCGTATATTGTGCATCCTGAAAATGTAGCCGAAATATTAGTGAGTTTGGGTCTGGATGTCAATACTATCGCTGCAGGTCTACTGCATGATGTTATTGAAGATACTTATTATTCCCGGAATGATTTAGAGGAGATATTCGGCAAGGAGATAGCCGACTTGGTTGATGGTGTAACAAAGCTGAGTCGTATTGAGTATAAAACCAAGGAAGAAGAGCAGGCAGAGAATCTCAGGAAAATGTTTTTAGCCATGGCTAAAGATATAAGGGTAATATTGATTAAATTGGCTGACCGACTTCATAATATGCGTACTCTAAAGTACATGAATGAAGAAAAACAGAAGGAAAAGGCAGAAGAAACTCTTGAAATATATGCACCTCTTGCCCATAGGTTAGGCATATTCAGAATCAAATGGGAGCTGGAAGATTTATCGTTATTTTATTTAGATGAAAATGGATATTACGATCTTGTGGATAAAGTTGCTAAGAAAAGAAAAGCAAGGGAAGAATATATCAGGAGAGTAATAAAGCAATTAGAAAAAAACATAAGTGAAATAGATATAGAAGCTAAGATTGAAGGCAGACCCAAGCATTTTTACAGCATATATAGAAAGATGGTATACAAGAATAGAAGTTTTGACCAAATATATGATATTACTGCAGTTAGAATAATAGTAAATACTATAAAAGATTGTTATGCAGCTTTAGGTATTGTGCACACTTTATGGAAGCCGATACCAGGTAGGTTTAAGGATTATATAGCTATGCCTAAACCTAATATGTATCAATCCTTGCATACTACTGTTCTTGGACCTAAAGGAGAGCCTGTAGAGATTCAGATCCGTACTTGGGATATGCATAGAACGGCTGAATATGGAATAGCTGCTCATTGGAAATATAAAGAAGGGGTCTCCAACGATACCGATTATGATTCTAAACTAGCATGGTTAAGACAATTACTAGAATGGCAGAGCGAGGCTAAGGACCCTAGGGAGTTTATGGAGACACTTAAAATTAACTTGTTTACTGATGAAGTATTTGTATTTACCCCTAAGGGAGATGTTATAGATTTGCCCACCGGATCTACACCAATTGATTTTGCATATAATATCCATACTGCCGTAGGTAATAAATGTATAGGTGCTAAAGTGAACGGAAAGATTGTAACTTTAGATTATCAGCTTAAAACAGGAGATATAGTTGAGATATTGACCTCTACAACTACTCGTGGGCCCAGCAGGGATTGGTTAAACATAATTAAAAGTTCTCAGGCCAGAAATAAAATCAGACAATGGTTTAAAAAAGAAAAAAGAGAAGAGAATATAATAAAAGGCAAAGAAATGTTGGAAAAAGAGGCCAAAAGAAGGGGATATATTATAAATCAATTGATGAAACCCGAGTATTACAACAAGATTTTAAAAAGATATAGCCTCAACACCATTGATGATTTGTATGTAGCCATAGGATATGGAGGCTTGACCATCAATCAAGTGCTGGGGAAGCTAATTGAAAAATATAAAGAACATAACAAGATAGAAGAACAGAAGGGAATAGACTCAATATCTCTTAACGAAAAAAATAAAAAATTACCATCCCAAAACGGTGTAAAAGTTAAAGGGATAGATAATATAATGGTGAGGTTTGCTAAATGTTGTACTCCCGTTCCCGGAGATGAGATAATAGGATATATAACAAGAGGAAGAGGGGTTTCAATTCATAGGATGGATTGTTCTAATATCAACTCTAAAAGTATGGAACAAGATAGGTTGATAGAGGTGGAGTGGGAAGACAGTTATCCTAATACCTATAACACCGAAATATGTATATTGGCGATAGATAGAAAGAATCTATTATCAGAGATTACAAGCCTTATAAGCGATTCAAATATATTGGTAAATGCAATAAATGCAAGGACTAACAGGGACAGAAGAGCAATAATCAATATTATTTTAGAAACAAAAAACATACAACAGCTTGACAAAATTATGAATAAATTTAAAAAGCTGAAAAATGTTATAGATGTATACAGAGTAAATTCTTAAGGGGAGTGTTATCATAGTGAGAGCTGTAGTTCAACGGGTTGACAGAGCCTGTATCAAAGTAGAGAATAAAGTGATATCCAGTATAGAAAAAGGCCTTTTAATATATCTTGGAGTTGGAAAGGACGATGACCAACAAGATGTTGATTATCTTTCGAATAAGATAGCTAATCTGAGGATATTTGAAGATGATAATGGGAAGCTCAATCTTTCTGTAAAAGATATAAATGGAGAAATCCTTGTAGTTTCACAATTTACACTGTTTGGCGATTGTAGAAAAGGTAGAAGGCCTAATTTTATGGGTGCTGCTCCTTCAGAGAAAGCAGAAGAGTTATATAAGAAGTTTGCAAAGAATATAGCCGAAGAAGGGTTGTGTGTGAAGACAGGAAAGTTCCAAGCTCATATGTATATAGACAGTATAAATAATGGACCTGTTACCATCTTAATTGATAGTGAGAAAGTTTTTTAAGGAGTGATGTGATTGGATGTAAAGATCTATCAAAATGGTTTGCTACAGGAAAATTGTTATTTAGTATACGATCAGGATATAGGAGTTGTAATAGATCCTGGGGGCAGCGGGAATTTGATAAATGATTTTATATCTAAAAAGGGTTTGAGTATAAAGTATATATTATTGACTCATGGCCATTATGATCACATAGGGGCAGTGAAAGAAGTAAAGGATTTTACTAAAGCCCAAGTTGCTATTCACAAAAATGACAGCAAAATGTTAACTGATCCCAGTAAAAATTTATCCCTATATTCAAAGGTTCAGCATGACAGAATTAATCCTGATTTAATGTTGGAAGAGGATATGGTGTTAGGATGTGGCAGATTTAATATAGTGGTGCTGCATACTCCAGGACATTCATTAGGATCTTGTTGTTTTGTCATACAAAAGATGATTTTTACCGGGGACACTATTTTTGCCGGTTCTATCGGACGAACTGATTTTGTAGGGGGAAGCCATGAGTCTATTATGGATTCTATAAACAATAAGCTGTTGGTTTATGATGATGATTATTTGATATATCCCGGTCATGGCCCTTCTTCTACCATTGGTAAAGAAAAACGGCAAAATCCGTTTTTAGCATAAATGATATGGCTGTAAAAGATAAGAACAATATCATTCAAATATATGTAGAAGGCCATAATTTCTATTATGATTTGATAGAATTGACAGGTGCTTTTGGGATTAAAGGAAAGGTCTATAATAATATTAAAGATCAAGCTGACCAACAAGATTATTTATTAGTTAGCTGTGTGAAGGTTAGCTCAAACATTGTTCATATAGAAACTATAATATCAAAGAAGGGCAGACAATTAACTAGCTACACTGACAAATGTATAATCAACGATAGAGGTCTAGATTATCTAGCTAAAAAGAGTACTATAAAGAGGCATGTAAAGATAGGTGCTTATTTATGCATGAAGCAAATTTTCAAGAAAGAACTCGAATGGGGTACTATAACAGGCGTGAGGCCCTTAAAAGTTGCACATAAGCACATGGATAAACTAGGGAATTGGGATGATGTTCAAAAATTATTGATGCAGCATTATCAGGTCAGTGAAAAAAAAGCTGGACTTTTAACCGATATTGCAAAATTTCAAAGAAAGTATATAGAGGATATAGATGATAAAAAGATAAGCATTTATATTTCTGTACCTTTTTGTGTTTCCAGATGTATTTATTGTTCATTTGTTTCAAACACTATAGGCAATTGTGAAGAATATGTGGAGCCATATGTACAAGCACTTTTATTTGAAATAAAACAATGCATACAATATTTATGCTCAAAAGACTATAAAATAGAAAATGTTTATGTGGGGGGAGGTACTCCTACTTCTTTAGATTGTGGCCATATTGAAAAGATATTAACAACCATAAATAGCAATATTAATTCATCTAATATAAGGGAATATACTGTAGAAGCAGGGCGACCGGATACTATTACCCGGGAAAAGTTGGAAATGTTTTTATGCAATGGAGTGAATAGGATAAGTATAAATCCCCAGACCATGAATCCCGATACATTGTTGCTGATCAGAAGAAATCATAGTCCTGAACAAGTTATCCAAAAGTATAAAATGGCAAAGGATGTAGGACTAGATTGGATAAACATGGATCTAATAATAGGTTTGCCTTCTGAAGATGAGCAGGATGTTAAAAACACAATAAATGAAATATTAAAGCTATCTCCTAAAAATATTACAGTCCATACTATGGCTTTAAAAAGATCATCCCTTTTAGTACAAAGCAAAGAAAATATACCATTGACGGATCAAGTGACTGTAAATAATATGATGGAAATTGTAAAAGAAAATTTGATAAGATGTGATTATAAACCATATTATCTATACAGGCAGAAGTATATGCTTGGAAATCTTGAGAATATTGGGTTTTGTAGAGATTCTTTCGAATCCATTTATAATATAAAAATGATGGGAGAAAATCAGACGATAGTTGCATTTGGTGCAGGAGCAGTTTCTAAGATTTTTTATTCTTCTGATAATAGGATTGAAAGAGTGATGAATGTAAAAAATTTGACTGATTATATAAATAGGGTGGAAGAAATGGTTCAAAAGAAATTGAGTGCTTTGGCTGCGTTGACAAAATATACAGAACAAGGTTATAATACATAATAAAAATGAAATTTTAATGGCTTTGAAAGGGAAAGTATATATGACTTCTGTTTTACAGGGAGGAGGTGACGTGACTGCAATCACCTCTAAAACAGACATGTAGAAAGACACCCTGGAGCTCGTCAGTTGAAGTGGAGATCATATTAAGCTGATGCGTATTTGCTGCGTTACTGCATTACAAAGAGAGATACAAGCTATCTAATTAGGGTGGCACCGCGGGAAAACCCGTCCCTTATGATGTTATAAGGGACGGGTTTTTAGTATCAATTTGAACAAAAGGAGGTACAAAAATATGAACATAAAAGCCCCAAGGGGAACTAGAGATGTTTTGCCTGAAGATATTTATAAATGGCATTATGTAGAGAACATTATCAGAAAAGCATGCAGTAGATTTGGATTTGAGGAAATAAGGACGCCGGTTTTTGAAAACACAGAATTGTTTTTAAGAGGTGTGGGGGATACAACCGATATTGTTCAAAAGGAGATGTATACTTTTAACGATAAGGGTGGTAGGAGCATTACCCTTAAGCCTGAAGGTACTGCATCGGTGGCACGGGCTTTTGTAGAAAACAAAATGTATGCGAAGCCTCAGCCAACTAAACTGTATTATATATATCCTCTATTTAGATATGAAAGACCTCAGGCAGGAAGATTGAGACAGCATCATCAATTCGGTGTGGAAGTTTTTGGTACTATGGATCCATCGATAGATGCTGAAATCATAAATTTAGCAATGGTGCTTTTTGATTCTTTGGGCATAAAGGGACTAGAACTGAATATCAACAGCATAGGTTGCCCTAAATGTAGAGTAGAGTATAATAAAGCTTTAAAACAATATCTGGAGGATAGGGTAGATAAGCTATGCAAGGACTGTAACGAGAGACTTGCAAGGAATCCTTTGAGGGTGCTGGATTGTAAAAACAAAACTTGCAAAGAGATTGTTGATGATGCACCTGTAATAATTGATTATCTATGTGGAGAATGCGATGAACATTTCGATAAATTGAAGAGATATTTGGATACGGTGGGATTGAGTTACAAAATAAATCCTAAAATAGTTAGAGGGCTTGATTATTATACTAAGACTGTGTTTGAGATAATATCAACGGATATAGGAGCACAAGGCACCGTCTGTGGAGGCGGGCGCTACGATGGATTGGTAAGTGAGATAGGTGGTCCTGATGTCCCTGGAATAGGATTTGGATTGGGGATTGAAAGGTTGTTATTGGCAATTGAAAATCAAAATATTACAATACCTGAGCCACAAAAATTTGATTTTTTTGTAGTGTGTATGAAGGAAGATTATAAGATGTATGCTTTTGACATTCTGCAAAAGATAAGATATCAGGGTTATAGCGCAGATATGGATCATATGAGCAGGAGCATGAGGGCACAATTTAAATATGCTGACAAATTAGATGCTAAATATGTGATTATAATTGGTGACGATGAAGTGAAAAATAGAGTTGTATCCTTGAAAAATATGGAAACAGGGGAACAAATACAAAAACAACTTGAAGATATATTATCTGACATCAAGAACAGGAAGGATGATTGAGGGTTGATGGAATCTCTTAAAGGTATAAAAAGAAATAACATGTGTGGTGCTTTAGGACTAAACAATATTGGGGAACAGGTAACTGTGATGGGATGGGTAAGTACTAGAAGAGACTTAGGCAGTCTAATATTCATAGATTTACGAGATATCACAGGCGTTGTACAAATAGTATTTGATGCAAAAGAATGCGGCAGCTTTTTCGATAAAGCGGAGAGCATTAGGAATGAATTTGTATTAGCTGTTACTGGAGAGGTAGTCAAAAGAGATCAAGATACAATAAATCCGGAAATTAAAACAGGACACATAGAGATAAGGGCAAAAGAGTTGAGAATTTTGAGCAAAGCTCAAACACCTCCTATTTATATTGAGGAAAACTCTAATGTTTCTGAAGCTATTAGATTGAAGTATAGATATTTAGATTTAAGAAGGCCTGATATGCAAAGGAATTTAATGTTACGCCACAGGGTTGCTAAAACTGTAAGGGACTTTTTAGATGATAATGGATTTATGGAGATTGAGACACCTATGTTGACAAAAAGCACTCCGGAAGGGGCAAGGGATTATTTAGTACCGAGCAGAATGCATCCCGGTAAGTTTTATGCTCTACCCCAGTCTCCTCAAATATTTAAACAGCTACTCATGGTATCGGGAATGGATAAATATTTTCAGATAGTAAAATGCTTTAGGGATGAGGATTTGAGAGCAGATAGACAACCAGAATTTACACAGATAGATATAGAAATGTCTTTTGTAGATGTAGATGATATTATAGATATAAATGAAAAATTGATTAAGGTTGTTTTCCAAAAAGCTATAGGTGTAGAACTAAAAACTCCTTTTAATAGGATAACTTACAAACAGGCTATGGATAAATATGGAACTGACAAACCAGATGTCCGCTTTGGA includes:
- the hisS gene encoding histidine--tRNA ligase, with translation MNIKAPRGTRDVLPEDIYKWHYVENIIRKACSRFGFEEIRTPVFENTELFLRGVGDTTDIVQKEMYTFNDKGGRSITLKPEGTASVARAFVENKMYAKPQPTKLYYIYPLFRYERPQAGRLRQHHQFGVEVFGTMDPSIDAEIINLAMVLFDSLGIKGLELNINSIGCPKCRVEYNKALKQYLEDRVDKLCKDCNERLARNPLRVLDCKNKTCKEIVDDAPVIIDYLCGECDEHFDKLKRYLDTVGLSYKINPKIVRGLDYYTKTVFEIISTDIGAQGTVCGGGRYDGLVSEIGGPDVPGIGFGLGIERLLLAIENQNITIPEPQKFDFFVVCMKEDYKMYAFDILQKIRYQGYSADMDHMSRSMRAQFKYADKLDAKYVIIIGDDEVKNRVVSLKNMETGEQIQKQLEDILSDIKNRKDD
- a CDS encoding bifunctional (p)ppGpp synthetase/guanosine-3',5'-bis(diphosphate) 3'-pyrophosphohydrolase yields the protein MQKIEQKYPSQDIDIIKKAYDFAYEAHKEQCRISGEPYIVHPENVAEILVSLGLDVNTIAAGLLHDVIEDTYYSRNDLEEIFGKEIADLVDGVTKLSRIEYKTKEEEQAENLRKMFLAMAKDIRVILIKLADRLHNMRTLKYMNEEKQKEKAEETLEIYAPLAHRLGIFRIKWELEDLSLFYLDENGYYDLVDKVAKKRKAREEYIRRVIKQLEKNISEIDIEAKIEGRPKHFYSIYRKMVYKNRSFDQIYDITAVRIIVNTIKDCYAALGIVHTLWKPIPGRFKDYIAMPKPNMYQSLHTTVLGPKGEPVEIQIRTWDMHRTAEYGIAAHWKYKEGVSNDTDYDSKLAWLRQLLEWQSEAKDPREFMETLKINLFTDEVFVFTPKGDVIDLPTGSTPIDFAYNIHTAVGNKCIGAKVNGKIVTLDYQLKTGDIVEILTSTTTRGPSRDWLNIIKSSQARNKIRQWFKKEKREENIIKGKEMLEKEAKRRGYIINQLMKPEYYNKILKRYSLNTIDDLYVAIGYGGLTINQVLGKLIEKYKEHNKIEEQKGIDSISLNEKNKKLPSQNGVKVKGIDNIMVRFAKCCTPVPGDEIIGYITRGRGVSIHRMDCSNINSKSMEQDRLIEVEWEDSYPNTYNTEICILAIDRKNLLSEITSLISDSNILVNAINARTNRDRRAIINIILETKNIQQLDKIMNKFKKLKNVIDVYRVNS
- the dtd gene encoding D-aminoacyl-tRNA deacylase — protein: MRAVVQRVDRACIKVENKVISSIEKGLLIYLGVGKDDDQQDVDYLSNKIANLRIFEDDNGKLNLSVKDINGEILVVSQFTLFGDCRKGRRPNFMGAAPSEKAEELYKKFAKNIAEEGLCVKTGKFQAHMYIDSINNGPVTILIDSEKVF
- the recJ gene encoding single-stranded-DNA-specific exonuclease RecJ; this translates as MLSNTNLWIKRRESSESNVQDIIDSTGLSPLVVKILVNRGLITEQQINNFLYSDTEKMHDPYLLSDAGIAADRIKKALSRDELICIYGDYDVDGITSTAILYMTLKKMGGRVVYYIPDRIDEGYGMNEQAVFNIKQQGVSLLVTVDCGIRSLKEVDICKELGMDVIITDHHECGDVIPQCTAVVNPKKKGDDYPFKELAGVGVVFKLIQLIDKDIDILDYIDIIALGTVADIVPLEDENRIIVREGLKKLNTNPHPGIGEIIERTGLSGKKITSGHIGFVIAPRFNAAGRVGNVDHPIQLFLGEQVDRGKIAEEMERNNSYRQRLEQETYKKAVSTIEKQGYDKNCKVLVVDGQDWHQGVIGIVASRLVEKYYKPSIVISVKGDIGKGSARSISGFNMVESLDDCKDILEKYGGHEQAAGLTISKQSIGEFRDRINSFAQSNLDESCMVQKYYYDEQIDGDLISLENIYQIEMLSPYGVGNPRPVFRCDDMTIEDIKCFGKDDKHLKLFLSKGEHEFVAIYYGNGHLKDVLSKKQKINILFNLEINDWNGVDNIQLNIKDLKPSIDYFYARYLYTKYFENISKGFISDIIGGKSQEHHIEYKLFNRIDGFIKEEEYLADILRSGNKNLILINTANGIIDFYKFYTKYLQIDELAVSFKWNPNKYQNKNTIVINCCIDKTDFSRYQNIIFYDLCYSMNYLYEVAKKVTGQKIFFYFEQYKEQYNKDVIEDICLNRRYLVNIYNILKAEFDLRSNMELSSLNQIIRHNYHIEQNGFNLICALNIFQELGFLKYDLKDTMLYVYFNDNPSRRNIESSKCYRAIDRIKNDFKLFFTDFKKHVEGESA
- the aspS gene encoding aspartate--tRNA ligase, with translation MESLKGIKRNNMCGALGLNNIGEQVTVMGWVSTRRDLGSLIFIDLRDITGVVQIVFDAKECGSFFDKAESIRNEFVLAVTGEVVKRDQDTINPEIKTGHIEIRAKELRILSKAQTPPIYIEENSNVSEAIRLKYRYLDLRRPDMQRNLMLRHRVAKTVRDFLDDNGFMEIETPMLTKSTPEGARDYLVPSRMHPGKFYALPQSPQIFKQLLMVSGMDKYFQIVKCFRDEDLRADRQPEFTQIDIEMSFVDVDDIIDINEKLIKVVFQKAIGVELKTPFNRITYKQAMDKYGTDKPDVRFGLEIQNVSDIFEQSEFKVFKGAVSGGGSVRAINAKKCGDIFSRREIDSLGDLAKELGAKGLAWINVAQDGLKSPIAKFLSQNEIQSVLDRLDAEKGDLLLFVADKDKVVFNVLGQMRLELAKRLNLIDDDSYEFVWVTEFPLLEFDDDQNRYVAMHHPFTSPVEEDIDLLETDPSKVRAKAYDIVLNGIEIGGGSIRIHDTELQQMMFKALGFSEQKAWERFGFLMEAFKYGTPPHGGIAYGLDRLVMLLAKVKSIRDVIAFPKVQNASCPLTDAPSEVDQEQLNELNIRVMD
- the hemZ gene encoding coproporphyrinogen dehydrogenase HemZ — protein: MAVKDKNNIIQIYVEGHNFYYDLIELTGAFGIKGKVYNNIKDQADQQDYLLVSCVKVSSNIVHIETIISKKGRQLTSYTDKCIINDRGLDYLAKKSTIKRHVKIGAYLCMKQIFKKELEWGTITGVRPLKVAHKHMDKLGNWDDVQKLLMQHYQVSEKKAGLLTDIAKFQRKYIEDIDDKKISIYISVPFCVSRCIYCSFVSNTIGNCEEYVEPYVQALLFEIKQCIQYLCSKDYKIENVYVGGGTPTSLDCGHIEKILTTINSNINSSNIREYTVEAGRPDTITREKLEMFLCNGVNRISINPQTMNPDTLLLIRRNHSPEQVIQKYKMAKDVGLDWINMDLIIGLPSEDEQDVKNTINEILKLSPKNITVHTMALKRSSLLVQSKENIPLTDQVTVNNMMEIVKENLIRCDYKPYYLYRQKYMLGNLENIGFCRDSFESIYNIKMMGENQTIVAFGAGAVSKIFYSSDNRIERVMNVKNLTDYINRVEEMVQKKLSALAALTKYTEQGYNT
- a CDS encoding MBL fold metallo-hydrolase, whose translation is MDVKIYQNGLLQENCYLVYDQDIGVVIDPGGSGNLINDFISKKGLSIKYILLTHGHYDHIGAVKEVKDFTKAQVAIHKNDSKMLTDPSKNLSLYSKVQHDRINPDLMLEEDMVLGCGRFNIVVLHTPGHSLGSCCFVIQKMIFTGDTIFAGSIGRTDFVGGSHESIMDSINNKLLVYDDDYLIYPGHGPSSTIGKEKRQNPFLA
- a CDS encoding adenine phosphoribosyltransferase, which encodes MNLKDKIREIQDFPQKGVNFKDITTLLKDQEAYKASIDMMVDSLKDKNVDLIVGPEARGFVIGAPVAYAIGAGFIPVRKKGKLPAETIRHEYELEYGSDTLEIHKDAILPGQRVAVVDDLLATGGTISSVIELVNQLKGDVVAVRFIIELGFLNGREKLSGYDVETLIKY